The proteins below are encoded in one region of Paenisporosarcina cavernae:
- the lexA gene encoding transcriptional repressor LexA: MKKVSKRQEDILSFIKEEVRKKGYPPSVREIGEAVGLASSSTVHGHLARLESKGLIRRDPTKPRAIEIIGEEELSYSASNVLHVPMVGKVTAGLPITAIENIEEFFPLPETFGTSEDQLFMLEIMGNSMIEAGILNGDYVVVKQQQTANNGDIVVAMTEDDEATVKRFYKEKTHFRLQPENSSMEPIIVNQVSILGKVVGVYRHIH; the protein is encoded by the coding sequence ATGAAAAAAGTGTCGAAGAGACAAGAAGATATTTTGTCTTTTATTAAAGAAGAAGTTCGAAAAAAAGGATATCCACCATCCGTACGAGAAATTGGAGAAGCAGTCGGTTTAGCTTCTAGCTCTACAGTTCATGGTCATCTTGCAAGATTAGAAAGCAAAGGACTTATTAGAAGAGACCCTACGAAACCTCGTGCTATTGAAATTATTGGAGAAGAGGAGCTTTCTTATTCTGCCTCAAACGTTTTACATGTACCGATGGTAGGGAAAGTAACAGCTGGACTTCCAATTACAGCCATTGAAAATATTGAAGAATTTTTTCCATTGCCAGAAACATTTGGAACATCAGAAGATCAACTTTTTATGCTTGAAATAATGGGGAACAGTATGATTGAAGCTGGAATACTTAACGGAGACTATGTCGTAGTAAAACAACAACAGACTGCCAACAATGGAGATATTGTAGTCGCGATGACAGAGGATGACGAAGCGACAGTAAAACGTTTCTACAAAGAAAAAACGCATTTCCGTCTTCAACCTGAAAATTCGTCAATGGAACCAATTATCGTCAATCAAGTTTCCATACTAGGAAAAGTAGTTGGGGTTTATCGCCATATACACTAA
- the miaA gene encoding tRNA (adenosine(37)-N6)-dimethylallyltransferase MiaA → MSTLDLVAIVGPTAVGKTDLSIELATKWNGEIINGDSMQVYEELSIGTAKITEEEMKEIPHHLFDIKKPTESFSVAEYQQLVREKAREIKNRGKVPILVGGTGLYVQAVLYDFHFTETKIDASLRSTLYEELEEFGPVHMHQKLQELDKPSADSIHPNNTRRVIRALEMILFQGEKRSADNFQQGKEEFLQHLVLGLNRDRDELYERINQRVNWMIEKGLEQEVRNLQQKGIREGQAMQAIGYKEMIRYLDGELTLPETIKQIQQNSRRYAKRQLTYFRNKMDITWIDASLPINRQVAIADEAKMKKENDYDQKREKEKES, encoded by the coding sequence ATGTCTACATTAGATTTAGTGGCCATTGTAGGTCCTACTGCAGTTGGTAAAACGGACTTATCGATTGAACTCGCTACAAAATGGAACGGCGAAATCATAAATGGTGACTCCATGCAAGTGTATGAAGAATTATCAATTGGAACAGCGAAAATAACAGAAGAAGAAATGAAAGAGATTCCGCATCACTTGTTCGACATAAAAAAACCAACGGAATCATTTTCAGTAGCGGAGTATCAACAACTCGTTCGTGAAAAGGCTAGGGAAATAAAAAACCGAGGGAAAGTGCCTATTTTAGTTGGCGGAACAGGATTGTATGTGCAAGCAGTATTATACGATTTTCATTTTACGGAAACAAAAATTGATGCTTCTCTTCGATCTACTCTTTACGAAGAATTAGAGGAGTTTGGACCGGTCCATATGCATCAAAAATTACAGGAATTAGATAAGCCTTCTGCGGATTCGATCCATCCCAACAATACGAGACGCGTTATTCGTGCGCTTGAAATGATCCTTTTTCAAGGAGAAAAACGATCAGCAGACAATTTCCAACAAGGGAAAGAAGAGTTTCTTCAACATCTAGTGCTCGGATTAAATCGTGATCGAGATGAACTTTATGAGCGCATTAATCAGCGAGTAAACTGGATGATCGAAAAAGGTTTGGAACAAGAGGTTAGAAATTTACAACAAAAGGGTATTCGTGAAGGACAGGCAATGCAAGCCATTGGTTATAAAGAAATGATTCGTTATTTAGATGGCGAGTTAACATTGCCAGAAACGATCAAACAAATCCAACAAAATTCAAGAAGGTATGCCAAACGGCAATTAACTTATTTTCGAAACAAAATGGACATCACTTGGATTGACGCTTCATTGCCAATTAACCGACAAGTTGCCATTGCGGATGAAGCGAAAATGAAAAAAGAGAATGACTATGATCAAAAGAGAGAGAAGGAGAAAGAATCATGA
- the yneA gene encoding cell division suppressor protein YneA has protein sequence MKRLKSFSFLLLLIFITVIGSTIFIGKVSDSKTSSIELVIQEGDTLWTLSDTFKGNSSREAWIATVMDMNSLRTQHIESGATLAIPVNSIPYVHDEGREYASK, from the coding sequence ATGAAACGATTAAAATCTTTTTCTTTTTTATTACTATTAATTTTCATAACAGTTATTGGCTCCACAATCTTTATTGGAAAGGTTTCAGATTCTAAAACGAGTTCGATTGAGTTAGTGATTCAAGAAGGGGATACCCTTTGGACTTTATCCGATACGTTTAAAGGAAATTCATCAAGAGAAGCATGGATTGCAACAGTGATGGATATGAATAGCTTGCGAACGCAACATATTGAATCTGGAGCTACACTTGCTATACCTGTAAATTCGATTCCTTATGTGCATGATGAAGGAAGAGAATACGCATCTAAATGA
- a CDS encoding rhodanese-like domain-containing protein produces the protein MKSITTEELQERYENGEQFNIVDVREADEVAEGKIPGATHIPLGLIEFKHQELDKSKEYHMVCRSGGRSGRASQFLESQGYNVVNVDGGMMSWTGKTE, from the coding sequence ATGAAATCAATTACTACTGAAGAATTACAAGAGCGTTATGAAAATGGAGAACAATTTAATATTGTAGATGTTCGCGAAGCGGACGAAGTAGCGGAAGGAAAAATCCCAGGTGCTACTCATATTCCATTAGGTTTGATCGAATTCAAACACCAAGAATTAGATAAATCAAAAGAATACCACATGGTTTGTCGTTCAGGTGGACGTAGTGGCAGAGCTTCTCAATTTTTAGAAAGCCAAGGCTATAACGTTGTCAATGTTGACGGCGGAATGATGTCTTGGACTGGTAAAACAGAATAA
- the glnA gene encoding type I glutamate--ammonia ligase, translating into MSKYTKEDIKKFVKEQDVKYIRLQFTDILGTIKNVEIPVSQLDKALDNKMMFDGSSIEGFVRIEESDMYLVPDLNTWVVFPWIAGSGKVARLICDITKADGTPFEGDPRNNLKRILKEMEELGFTNFNLGPEPEFFLFKLDERGEPTLELNDHGGYFDLAPMDLGENCRRDIVLELEEMGFEIEASHHEVAPGQHEIDFKYADAVTACDNIQTFKLVVKTIARKHGLHATFMPKPLFGVNGSGMHCNVSLFKGKENAFYNEKADLQLSETAFQFMAGILKHVQGFTAITNPTVNSYKRLVPGYEAPCYVAWSAQNRSPLIRIPSSRGLSTRVEVRSVDPAANPYLAMAVILKAGLDGIKNKMSPPTAVNRNIYVMNKEERLANGVQDLPATLYAALEELSKNNVIRDALGEHIYANFVESKEIEWDMFRTAVHPWEREQYLKLY; encoded by the coding sequence ATGAGTAAGTACACAAAGGAAGACATTAAGAAGTTTGTTAAAGAGCAAGACGTGAAGTACATTCGATTACAATTTACTGATATTCTTGGCACTATTAAAAATGTAGAAATTCCAGTTAGTCAACTTGATAAAGCACTCGATAACAAAATGATGTTTGACGGCTCGTCCATTGAAGGATTTGTTCGTATTGAAGAATCGGATATGTACTTAGTTCCTGATTTAAATACTTGGGTTGTATTCCCATGGATTGCCGGATCTGGAAAAGTGGCTCGTTTGATTTGCGATATTACAAAAGCGGACGGGACTCCGTTTGAAGGAGATCCGCGAAATAATTTGAAACGTATTTTAAAAGAAATGGAAGAACTAGGTTTCACTAACTTTAACTTAGGACCTGAACCTGAATTCTTTTTATTTAAATTAGATGAACGTGGCGAACCTACACTTGAACTTAATGATCACGGTGGTTATTTTGATTTAGCTCCGATGGATTTAGGAGAAAACTGCCGTCGTGATATCGTGTTGGAGTTAGAAGAAATGGGATTTGAAATTGAAGCATCCCACCATGAAGTAGCTCCTGGTCAACATGAAATTGACTTTAAGTATGCCGATGCTGTTACAGCATGTGACAATATCCAAACCTTTAAACTAGTGGTAAAGACCATTGCACGAAAGCATGGTTTACACGCGACGTTTATGCCTAAACCGTTGTTTGGGGTGAATGGATCTGGTATGCACTGTAACGTCTCTTTATTCAAAGGGAAAGAAAATGCGTTTTACAATGAGAAAGCGGATTTACAATTAAGTGAAACTGCATTTCAATTTATGGCAGGAATTTTAAAACATGTGCAAGGGTTTACCGCAATCACTAACCCTACAGTAAACTCTTACAAACGTTTAGTTCCTGGGTATGAGGCTCCTTGTTATGTAGCATGGTCCGCCCAAAATCGTAGCCCATTAATTCGAATTCCTTCTTCTCGTGGCTTGAGTACACGTGTGGAAGTGCGTTCCGTAGACCCTGCAGCAAATCCTTACTTAGCGATGGCTGTTATTTTAAAAGCAGGCTTAGATGGAATTAAAAACAAAATGTCACCACCAACAGCTGTCAACCGCAACATCTATGTGATGAACAAAGAAGAGCGTTTAGCAAATGGCGTACAAGATTTACCTGCTACTCTATATGCGGCATTAGAAGAACTTTCTAAAAACAACGTGATTCGCGATGCACTTGGTGAACATATTTATGCAAACTTTGTTGAATCGAAAGAAATTGAATGGGATATGTTCCGCACTGCTGTACATCCGTGGGAACGTGAACAGTACCTAAAACTATATTAA
- a CDS encoding MerR family transcriptional regulator, which produces MTKNIRKSMALLPMSIVMKLTELTARQIRYYEDHSLLVPARTEGNKRMFSLNDVDRLLEIKDLLDQGINIAGIKRIFEMKDQPVEWASKAPLSDAELRKMLRIEMQEAGRMNRSSLRQGDLSRFYH; this is translated from the coding sequence ATGACGAAAAATATACGTAAATCTATGGCATTACTTCCAATGAGTATTGTAATGAAACTAACAGAGCTAACGGCTCGGCAAATTCGTTACTATGAAGATCATTCTTTATTAGTACCAGCAAGAACTGAAGGTAATAAACGAATGTTTTCTTTGAATGATGTCGATCGTTTGCTCGAAATTAAAGACTTATTAGACCAAGGAATTAATATCGCAGGTATTAAAAGGATTTTCGAAATGAAAGATCAACCGGTGGAGTGGGCAAGCAAAGCACCTTTATCGGATGCAGAATTACGAAAAATGTTACGAATTGAGATGCAAGAAGCAGGAAGAATGAATCGTTCTTCGCTAAGACAAGGGGATTTATCTCGTTTTTATCATTAG
- a CDS encoding alpha/beta fold hydrolase yields the protein MKRIYALEMSDGVFIHVVSYAPSGECKGHIHFLHGLGDHHSRYEPFFDYLNTEGYFVSTHDQRGHGETGKKSNHFGYFAEHNGFERITEDVREIIQHVRQSTTLPPVILIGHSMGSFVARRYAQLYGGSIQSLIAIGTIAPTTIKEKLAKPLIQAFVRFQGKEKPNELLQSLSFGAYNKTVKNPSTEFDWLSHNKANVQTYIDDPYTGFVSSNQLFLDLSEAFEKLENLEENQKIPKNLPILLLSGKDDALIHMGKGIWKVAALYEKAGLTNVTVSLIEKNRHEVLMEENKEETYKFLVKWIEGV from the coding sequence ATGAAGCGCATATATGCACTTGAAATGAGTGATGGAGTATTCATACATGTTGTTTCTTATGCTCCATCTGGGGAATGTAAAGGACACATTCATTTTTTACATGGTTTAGGGGATCATCATTCAAGATATGAACCTTTTTTCGACTATTTAAATACGGAAGGATATTTTGTCTCCACGCATGATCAACGCGGTCATGGTGAAACAGGAAAGAAAAGTAATCACTTTGGCTATTTTGCTGAACATAATGGATTCGAACGAATTACGGAAGATGTCAGAGAGATCATCCAACACGTTCGCCAATCGACAACATTACCTCCTGTTATTCTGATAGGACATAGTATGGGGTCATTTGTAGCAAGAAGATATGCACAGTTATATGGGGGGAGCATTCAGTCGTTAATAGCAATTGGAACAATAGCTCCCACAACCATCAAAGAAAAACTTGCGAAACCGCTCATTCAGGCATTTGTTCGATTCCAAGGGAAAGAAAAGCCGAATGAGTTATTACAGTCGCTTTCCTTTGGGGCATACAACAAAACGGTGAAAAATCCATCAACTGAATTTGACTGGCTAAGTCATAACAAAGCAAATGTTCAAACCTATATAGACGATCCATATACAGGATTTGTGTCGAGCAATCAACTTTTTCTTGATCTTTCAGAAGCATTTGAGAAACTAGAAAATCTAGAAGAGAATCAAAAAATTCCTAAGAATCTACCAATCTTACTCCTTTCAGGAAAGGACGATGCTTTGATTCATATGGGAAAAGGCATTTGGAAAGTAGCTGCTTTATATGAAAAAGCAGGGTTAACGAATGTAACGGTTTCCTTAATTGAAAAAAATCGACACGAAGTGTTAATGGAAGAAAATAAAGAAGAAACGTATAAGTTTTTGGTGAAGTGGATAGAAGGAGTGTAA
- a CDS encoding glycerol-3-phosphate dehydrogenase/oxidase gives MLSAIARQDKVEKLDSYHFDILIIGGGITGAGIALDARTRGLSVALIDMQDFSAGTSSRSTKLVHGGLRYLKQFEVKMVAEVGKERAIVYENAPHVTTPIQMLLPFYKKGTFGRTSTSIGLKVYDFLAGVKKEERRIMLSKDETLRLEPLLKEKSLLGGGLYTEYRTDDARLTIEVMKKADELGALCVNYVKMDNFFYHNGKVQGVQAKDLLMNKEISIQATHVINAAGPWVDEVRSKDSIENGKQLRLTKGVHIVLDRQRFPLKQAIYFDAPDGRMIFAIPRGDKAYIGTTDTVYEKNPIHPIASNDDVSYLIDNLNRQFPDHSFTFADVESTWAGVRPLIFEEGKDPSEISRKDEVWRSTSGLWSIAGGKLTGYRKMAETIVDEVMKEFDSTKQIASGTKHLSLSGGGVNGSTGLSSFLQQKKKEGQLHGLSEEESMELASYYGSNVDHVFSFYAFLNINNTSLPRIEAAKLAYSIQYEMCMKPQDFLIRRSGYGFFHLEKAWDLLSGVTEFLGDRLHYSPEQKETLKKEAESELTLLTQFKEGKFL, from the coding sequence ATGCTCTCAGCAATTGCTCGTCAAGACAAGGTAGAGAAACTGGATTCCTATCATTTTGATATTCTCATCATTGGTGGTGGAATTACAGGTGCAGGAATAGCGTTAGATGCTAGAACTCGAGGATTATCTGTCGCATTAATAGACATGCAAGATTTTTCTGCAGGCACTTCGAGTCGCTCAACGAAGCTTGTGCACGGTGGCTTACGCTATTTAAAACAATTTGAAGTTAAGATGGTAGCTGAAGTGGGAAAAGAGCGTGCGATTGTTTATGAAAATGCACCTCATGTTACGACACCAATACAGATGCTCCTACCGTTTTATAAAAAAGGAACGTTTGGTAGAACAAGCACTTCCATTGGATTGAAAGTGTACGATTTCTTAGCAGGGGTAAAAAAAGAGGAAAGACGTATTATGCTATCGAAAGACGAAACACTTCGTTTAGAACCTCTATTGAAGGAAAAATCACTTTTAGGTGGCGGATTGTACACGGAGTATCGGACAGATGATGCTCGATTAACAATTGAAGTGATGAAAAAAGCGGATGAACTAGGTGCTCTTTGTGTCAATTACGTAAAAATGGACAATTTTTTCTACCATAACGGAAAAGTTCAAGGCGTCCAAGCGAAAGATCTATTAATGAACAAAGAAATATCCATTCAAGCTACCCATGTCATAAATGCTGCAGGTCCATGGGTGGACGAGGTTCGTTCCAAGGATAGTATTGAAAATGGAAAGCAATTGCGTTTAACAAAAGGCGTTCATATCGTTCTAGATCGTCAACGGTTTCCTTTGAAACAAGCCATCTATTTTGATGCCCCTGATGGTCGCATGATTTTCGCCATCCCACGAGGGGACAAAGCATATATAGGAACAACAGATACAGTGTATGAAAAAAATCCAATACACCCTATCGCCAGCAATGACGATGTTTCGTATTTAATTGATAATTTAAATCGTCAATTTCCGGACCATTCATTTACATTCGCAGATGTAGAATCCACATGGGCAGGAGTTCGACCTTTAATTTTTGAAGAAGGGAAAGATCCTTCTGAAATATCAAGAAAAGATGAAGTATGGCGTTCAACTTCTGGACTGTGGTCGATTGCTGGTGGAAAATTGACCGGATATAGAAAAATGGCGGAAACAATTGTGGATGAAGTGATGAAAGAATTCGATTCTACAAAACAGATTGCCAGTGGGACGAAGCATTTGTCTTTATCAGGTGGAGGTGTTAATGGTTCAACAGGTTTGTCTAGCTTTCTTCAGCAAAAGAAGAAAGAAGGACAGCTTCATGGACTTTCTGAAGAAGAGAGCATGGAACTAGCAAGTTACTATGGATCGAATGTCGATCACGTTTTTTCTTTTTATGCTTTTCTAAATATAAATAACACATCTCTACCTCGAATAGAGGCTGCAAAACTTGCATATTCCATTCAATACGAGATGTGTATGAAACCGCAAGATTTTCTTATTCGACGTAGCGGATATGGTTTTTTTCATTTAGAAAAAGCGTGGGACCTTCTTTCTGGTGTGACAGAATTTCTGGGAGATCGTTTACATTACTCGCCGGAACAAAAAGAAACACTTAAAAAAGAAGCGGAGTCAGAGCTAACGCTTTTAACTCAATTTAAGGAAGGGAAATTTCTATGA
- a CDS encoding aminotransferase class I/II-fold pyridoxal phosphate-dependent enzyme, whose product MFVSAIESTLLLEASKIEEKLRDSFSKIEEVAFYNQEKVLHAFHDEKISDQHLQGSTGYGYDDHGRDALERVYAKTFGAEAGLVRPQIVSGTHAITLSLFGVLRPGDNLLYITGKPYDTLHSIVGAKEKDTGSLSNFHIGYQHIDLLDSGEIDWKRVEAAIHSSTKVIAIQRSKGYANRPSFSVEAIGEMVKKIRSIKKDVIIFVDNCYGEFVEKLEPTNVGVDLMAGSLIKNPGGGIAKTGGYIVGRKDLVELCAFRLTSPGLGAEVGASLNALQDMYQGFFLAPHIVSQAVKGATFTSEILQQYGFTTSPSSKENRTDLIQSVTFHSAQEMISFCQVIQQQSPINAHFLPEAAYMPGYEDDVVMAAGTFVQGSSLELTADGPVRPPYTAYIQGGLTYEHVKLAILMGITTISKKK is encoded by the coding sequence ATGTTCGTATCCGCGATTGAATCAACTTTGTTACTTGAAGCAAGTAAAATAGAAGAGAAGTTACGTGATTCTTTTTCGAAAATAGAAGAAGTCGCTTTTTACAATCAAGAGAAAGTTTTACATGCTTTCCACGATGAGAAAATAAGTGATCAACATTTACAAGGTTCCACTGGTTATGGATATGATGATCATGGGAGAGATGCATTAGAACGAGTTTATGCAAAAACGTTTGGGGCAGAAGCGGGACTTGTTCGCCCTCAAATCGTTTCTGGTACACATGCCATTACGCTAAGTCTCTTTGGTGTGTTACGACCTGGTGATAATTTATTATATATTACCGGTAAACCGTATGACACGCTGCATTCAATCGTCGGTGCAAAAGAGAAAGATACGGGCTCATTATCCAATTTTCACATAGGGTATCAACATATCGATCTACTCGATTCAGGTGAAATTGATTGGAAGCGTGTGGAGGCGGCTATACATAGTTCCACTAAAGTAATTGCAATTCAACGTTCAAAAGGCTATGCCAATAGACCATCTTTTTCTGTGGAAGCTATTGGAGAAATGGTGAAGAAAATACGTTCCATCAAAAAAGATGTCATTATTTTTGTGGATAACTGTTACGGGGAATTCGTCGAAAAACTCGAACCTACTAATGTAGGTGTTGATTTAATGGCGGGATCGCTCATCAAAAATCCTGGAGGTGGGATCGCTAAGACTGGTGGTTATATTGTCGGTAGAAAAGACTTAGTGGAATTATGCGCTTTCCGATTAACTTCCCCAGGACTTGGTGCGGAAGTAGGCGCTTCTTTAAACGCATTACAAGACATGTACCAGGGTTTCTTTTTAGCTCCTCATATTGTGTCTCAAGCTGTAAAGGGCGCAACTTTTACGTCTGAAATATTACAACAATATGGTTTTACCACTTCACCTTCTTCCAAAGAAAACAGAACGGACTTAATTCAAAGCGTTACGTTCCACTCGGCTCAAGAAATGATTTCCTTTTGCCAAGTGATTCAACAACAATCACCAATTAATGCTCACTTCTTGCCTGAAGCTGCTTATATGCCTGGCTATGAGGATGATGTTGTGATGGCAGCTGGAACATTTGTACAAGGATCTAGCTTAGAATTGACGGCTGACGGACCAGTACGACCTCCATATACCGCTTATATTCAAGGAGGTTTAACGTATGAACATGTTAAACTTGCCATATTAATGGGTATAACTACTATATCAAAGAAAAAATAA
- the hfq gene encoding RNA chaperone Hfq: MKPINIQDVFLNQLRKDKIFVTVFLLNGFQLKGTIKSYDNFTVMLESDGKQQLIYKHAISTYVPAKNVDISAEME, from the coding sequence ATGAAACCTATTAATATTCAAGATGTGTTTTTAAATCAGTTACGTAAGGACAAAATCTTCGTTACGGTATTTTTATTAAATGGATTCCAGTTAAAAGGTACCATCAAATCATATGATAATTTTACGGTGATGTTAGAGTCTGATGGGAAACAACAACTAATTTATAAACACGCTATTTCCACTTATGTACCAGCCAAAAATGTCGATATTTCCGCTGAAATGGAATAA
- a CDS encoding trimeric intracellular cation channel family protein, translating into MAWEFFSIIGIMAFAISGAIVAMQEEYDIFGVYLLGIVTAFGGGAVRNLLIGVPVSALWEKEMLFQIALFSMTVLFLFPNGLLKHWYRWGNFFDAIGLSAFAIQGALFAVEYNLPISAAVVAAVLTGSGGGIIRDLLAGRKPTVLKHEIYAVWAALAGLLIGFEIVTKDLYLYLLFIVITVLRILSYMYKWRLPFKSLQGSQQ; encoded by the coding sequence TTGGCATGGGAATTTTTTAGCATCATCGGTATTATGGCTTTTGCAATATCGGGAGCCATTGTTGCGATGCAAGAAGAATATGATATTTTCGGTGTTTATTTACTAGGAATTGTTACTGCCTTTGGTGGTGGGGCTGTTCGTAATTTACTTATAGGGGTACCTGTTTCGGCATTGTGGGAGAAAGAAATGCTCTTTCAAATTGCTCTATTTTCGATGACGGTACTATTTTTATTTCCAAATGGATTATTAAAACATTGGTATCGTTGGGGGAATTTTTTTGATGCCATTGGTCTTTCTGCTTTTGCCATTCAAGGTGCGCTTTTTGCAGTAGAATATAATCTTCCGATTAGTGCTGCTGTAGTAGCAGCGGTTCTGACAGGATCAGGTGGAGGAATAATTCGTGATTTACTAGCAGGTCGAAAGCCAACTGTCTTAAAACATGAAATTTATGCAGTCTGGGCAGCACTCGCCGGGTTATTGATTGGATTTGAAATTGTGACGAAGGATTTGTATTTATATTTGTTGTTTATCGTTATTACAGTGTTGAGAATTCTATCCTATATGTATAAATGGCGATTGCCTTTTAAATCTCTACAAGGCAGCCAACAGTAA
- a CDS encoding YneB family resolvase-like protein has translation MKQRDTNLAVCYTRVSTTKETQHTSLLRQKEELEKFAVSHQLQIVRYFEDTHSGYESDRPGMLELLDFIRKKDIQHVLVQDDTRLGRGHAKTAILHLLMKSSVTVHTLQDQGIMKLNDMDTMMLDILSIVEEYQRKIHNAKIRRGVRKAINNGYNPAQNLSNQGNKKASERVEAPIETIVKMKIEGNTFEEITKRLNDMGYEVSRATVHRRYQAYKKK, from the coding sequence ATGAAACAACGTGACACGAATCTAGCAGTGTGCTATACACGTGTCTCTACTACGAAAGAGACGCAACATACTTCCTTGCTTAGACAAAAAGAAGAGTTAGAAAAATTTGCGGTTAGTCATCAGCTTCAAATCGTACGTTATTTTGAAGATACACACTCCGGATATGAATCCGATCGTCCAGGTATGTTGGAACTATTAGATTTCATCAGGAAAAAAGACATTCAACATGTTCTCGTTCAAGATGATACGCGCTTAGGCCGTGGTCACGCAAAAACAGCAATTCTTCATCTTCTTATGAAGTCTTCAGTTACGGTTCATACACTTCAAGATCAAGGCATAATGAAATTGAATGATATGGATACGATGATGCTCGATATCTTGTCTATCGTGGAAGAGTATCAACGTAAAATTCATAACGCTAAAATTCGTCGTGGTGTACGAAAAGCAATCAATAATGGATACAACCCAGCACAGAACTTATCCAATCAAGGAAATAAAAAAGCGAGCGAGCGAGTCGAAGCACCAATTGAAACAATTGTGAAAATGAAAATTGAAGGCAACACATTTGAAGAAATTACGAAACGTTTAAATGACATGGGATACGAAGTAAGTCGTGCAACCGTTCATCGAAGATATCAAGCATATAAAAAGAAGTAA
- a CDS encoding DUF896 domain-containing protein — protein MLSKDKMDRINELSKKSKTTGLSIEEAKEQTTLRKEYLETFRSSMKGMIENVTILDPNGEDVTPDKVKESRNKNLLN, from the coding sequence ATGTTATCAAAAGACAAAATGGATCGAATTAACGAGTTATCGAAGAAATCAAAAACAACCGGTTTATCTATAGAAGAAGCAAAAGAACAGACTACCTTACGAAAAGAATATTTAGAAACGTTTCGTTCATCTATGAAAGGCATGATTGAAAACGTCACAATTTTAGATCCAAATGGAGAAGACGTTACTCCAGATAAAGTGAAAGAGTCTCGAAATAAGAACCTTTTGAATTAA